One Gloeothece verrucosa PCC 7822 DNA window includes the following coding sequences:
- a CDS encoding DUF3747 domain-containing protein gives MKMTPLKRITALATIAFISVIAIGSVKAAGQFEETEINQNEVVAIARPYGGNKYDLLVIQQIPGKRQCWSESGSNPVVVDPLLLNYDFTGICNRSTDSNGYSIRLDGQDYGLDYLLRIVERNGELVLVGTNRSNSSQEIVVARTKGMASGFLKFQLEPGWEFTKRTYNGKMLGHFYFSGKSAAIANGASSTGVATNPQNPPTSTGSTSSTNSFGDINQDIYRSEIQQAIALGFISGFKEDNTFRPDVPLTREQLVSMIMEALKTIPNVQLTVPNQPSQSFSDVDSSRWSAGKIAWAQQNKIVSGYPDNTFKPTQPVTRAELMAVLRQTAEFVKTQKGLSPQLTLKETPANFSDVPADFWARPLIEQMSGYCRVASAVNEQGDTFAPKAPAQRNYAAAATLRLRNCVINDAQAQNK, from the coding sequence ATGAAAATGACACCATTAAAACGAATAACTGCTCTAGCGACCATAGCATTTATCAGTGTAATTGCTATTGGTTCCGTAAAAGCGGCGGGTCAGTTTGAAGAAACAGAAATTAATCAAAATGAAGTGGTAGCAATTGCCCGACCTTATGGCGGAAATAAATATGATTTATTGGTGATTCAACAAATTCCTGGTAAACGTCAATGTTGGAGTGAAAGCGGTTCAAACCCTGTAGTAGTTGACCCTTTATTGCTCAATTATGATTTTACGGGTATTTGTAATCGCTCCACTGATAGTAATGGTTATTCAATTCGTCTTGACGGTCAAGATTATGGTTTAGATTATCTTTTGAGAATCGTTGAACGTAATGGAGAGTTAGTTTTAGTAGGGACTAACCGAAGCAACTCTTCTCAAGAGATTGTAGTCGCTAGAACAAAAGGGATGGCTTCAGGCTTTTTAAAATTCCAACTAGAACCGGGTTGGGAATTTACTAAAAGAACTTATAACGGGAAAATGTTAGGTCACTTTTACTTTAGTGGAAAGAGCGCGGCGATCGCCAATGGGGCTTCATCCACTGGAGTAGCGACTAATCCTCAAAATCCCCCAACCAGTACAGGCAGTACAAGCAGTACAAACAGTTTTGGCGATATCAATCAAGACATTTATCGTTCAGAAATACAACAGGCGATCGCTTTAGGCTTTATTTCTGGATTTAAGGAAGATAATACTTTCCGTCCTGATGTTCCTCTGACTCGCGAACAACTGGTATCAATGATCATGGAAGCCTTGAAAACGATTCCCAATGTTCAGCTTACCGTACCTAATCAACCGAGTCAGTCTTTTAGTGATGTAGATTCTTCTCGCTGGAGTGCTGGCAAAATAGCCTGGGCCCAACAAAATAAAATTGTGAGCGGTTATCCGGATAACACCTTTAAACCGACTCAACCTGTCACCCGAGCAGAATTAATGGCGGTGTTACGTCAAACAGCCGAATTTGTGAAAACTCAAAAAGGATTATCTCCCCAATTAACCTTGAAGGAGACACCGGCGAATTTTTCCGATGTTCCTGCGGATTTTTGGGCACGACCCTTGATTGAACAAATGTCCGGCTACTGTCGTGTCGCTTCTGCGGTTAATGAGCAGGGAGACACCTTTGCCCCAAAAGCGCCTGCACAGCGTAATTATGCGGCGGCGGCTACCTTGCGGCTACGTAACTGTGTCATTAACGATGCTCAGGCACAGAATAAATAA
- the petL gene encoding cytochrome b6-f complex subunit PetL: MSAFAVGSFIGYLAVFTVIAAGLYLGFRAIKLI; encoded by the coding sequence ATGTCAGCTTTTGCAGTTGGTTCATTTATCGGTTATCTGGCGGTTTTTACTGTGATAGCGGCCGGATTGTATTTAGGTTTTCGTGCTATTAAGTTGATCTAA
- a CDS encoding dihydroorotase: MKSDPTYLLRQVRVLDPVSNTDQIADVLINNGHIESIESQIEVVPEPATEIEAEGLVLGAGLMDIYSHSGEPGHEERETFSSLAAAAISGGFTRLAILPNTTPTVDNPATVALLQQQLQTLKLPLDNSLFPCPHLQFWGAISINREGQQMSELAELAQTPIIGFTDDRPLENLALLRRVLEYLQPLNKPIALVPTNRDLRGNGVMREGFASMTYGLPGSPAVSEAAAMAGLLELIAATQTPVHLMRVSTRRGVELIADAKARGVPITASTTWMHLLLNSNAVKSYDPNLRLEPPLGNEEDRQALIEGIKQGIIDAIAVDHTPYTYEEKTVAFAEAPPGVIGLELVLPLLWQQFVITQEWSALKLWEVLSVNPRLCLGQQPLSCQPGQAAELVLFDPQATWTVEIKSLKSRCANTPWLGKQLNGRVVRVWNGNQ, encoded by the coding sequence GTGAAATCTGACCCTACCTACCTTTTACGCCAAGTGCGAGTATTAGATCCTGTATCTAACACTGATCAGATAGCTGATGTTTTAATTAATAATGGTCACATAGAATCAATAGAGTCTCAGATAGAAGTTGTTCCAGAGCCGGCTACTGAAATAGAAGCTGAGGGCTTGGTACTTGGAGCCGGTTTAATGGATATATATAGTCATAGCGGCGAACCTGGCCACGAAGAACGAGAAACCTTTTCAAGTTTAGCCGCTGCCGCTATTAGTGGTGGTTTTACCCGTCTGGCTATTTTACCCAATACAACTCCCACTGTAGACAATCCTGCTACTGTTGCTCTACTCCAGCAACAACTTCAAACCTTAAAACTGCCGCTCGATAACTCACTGTTTCCTTGTCCTCATCTCCAGTTTTGGGGTGCCATTTCTATTAATCGAGAAGGACAGCAGATGAGCGAATTAGCTGAATTAGCCCAAACCCCTATAATCGGCTTTACAGATGATCGTCCCCTAGAAAATTTAGCATTACTGAGACGGGTTTTAGAATATCTTCAGCCTTTAAATAAACCTATCGCTTTAGTTCCAACCAATCGAGATTTAAGAGGAAATGGAGTCATGCGAGAAGGTTTTGCTTCCATGACCTATGGTTTGCCGGGTAGTCCTGCTGTTTCTGAAGCCGCCGCTATGGCAGGATTATTGGAACTGATTGCAGCAACTCAAACCCCTGTTCATTTGATGCGAGTATCTACCCGCCGAGGTGTAGAATTAATTGCAGATGCTAAGGCGCGGGGAGTCCCTATCACGGCTAGTACCACTTGGATGCACCTATTATTAAATAGCAATGCTGTTAAAAGTTATGACCCTAATTTACGTCTAGAGCCGCCTTTAGGCAATGAAGAAGACCGCCAAGCCTTAATTGAAGGAATTAAACAAGGCATCATCGATGCCATTGCCGTAGATCATACTCCTTATACTTATGAAGAAAAAACCGTCGCTTTTGCCGAAGCCCCCCCAGGAGTAATTGGTTTAGAGCTAGTGCTTCCCTTATTATGGCAGCAGTTTGTCATTACACAAGAATGGTCAGCCCTAAAACTCTGGGAAGTTTTGAGTGTTAATCCTCGCTTGTGCTTAGGACAACAACCCCTCAGTTGTCAACCCGGCCAAGCGGCTGAATTAGTTTTGTTCGATCCTCAAGCCACCTGGACAGTAGAAATTAAAAGCCTCAAGTCTCGTTGTGCCAATACGCCCTGGTTAGGAAAACAACTTAATGGGCGCGTTGTTCGCGTCTGGAATGGCAATCAATAA
- a CDS encoding thioredoxin family protein → MSTATAATRIRNTLIAIVAVVLSATIFLGFQTQANSTSLEAQAQKATPLEVALTNGKPTLTEFYADWCTSCQAMADDLAAIKKKYTEKVNFVMLNVDNSKWLPEILRYRVDGIPEFVYFNGRGEAIAESIGEQPSSVIEANLDALIAETSLPYAYSSGQTSTFSPPVNAATTAPRTHSAQQQ, encoded by the coding sequence ATGTCAACAGCAACAGCCGCAACTCGAATTAGAAATACTTTAATCGCCATAGTCGCCGTTGTCCTTAGTGCGACTATATTTCTCGGTTTTCAAACACAGGCTAACTCAACGTCTTTAGAAGCACAAGCTCAAAAAGCTACGCCGTTAGAGGTTGCCCTCACCAACGGAAAACCCACCTTAACGGAATTTTATGCGGACTGGTGTACTAGCTGCCAGGCTATGGCAGACGATCTGGCCGCCATTAAAAAGAAATATACCGAAAAGGTAAATTTTGTTATGCTTAATGTCGATAACAGTAAATGGTTACCTGAAATCCTACGTTATCGAGTAGATGGAATTCCCGAGTTTGTCTATTTCAATGGTCGTGGAGAAGCAATTGCCGAAAGCATCGGGGAACAACCTTCATCTGTGATAGAAGCCAATCTGGATGCTTTAATTGCAGAAACCTCTTTACCTTATGCTTATTCTAGCGGTCAAACCTCGACTTTTAGTCCTCCTGTTAACGCAGCTACCACAGCACCTCGCACTCATAGTGCCCAACAGCAATAA
- a CDS encoding 4Fe-4S single cluster domain-containing protein has translation MTTVINNLSHPSVNIPSGYLNIMGYVDESQVNGPGCRAVVWVQGCKRECPGCFNPASWSFEINQLISVEELAQKIISNPRNEGVTFSGGEPFWQAAALAELAKRVKAAGLNVMSFSGLTLNELQSEYAPPAAKELLAQLDILIDGPYVESLAINSPESPVSSRNQKVRIFNPAFEDKISWASDQIEIHILKDGSRIITGFRGQLGISDD, from the coding sequence ATGACCACTGTAATCAATAATCTATCCCATCCCTCTGTTAATATTCCCTCTGGATATCTCAATATTATGGGTTATGTAGATGAATCACAAGTCAATGGACCTGGTTGTCGTGCAGTGGTTTGGGTTCAGGGATGCAAAAGAGAATGTCCAGGATGCTTTAATCCGGCTTCTTGGTCCTTTGAGATTAATCAATTAATTAGTGTAGAAGAACTTGCCCAAAAAATTATCAGTAACCCACGCAATGAGGGGGTAACTTTTTCTGGGGGTGAACCCTTTTGGCAAGCGGCTGCTTTGGCCGAATTAGCAAAAAGGGTTAAAGCCGCAGGTTTAAATGTTATGTCTTTTAGTGGATTAACTTTAAATGAATTACAATCTGAGTATGCTCCTCCAGCAGCCAAAGAATTATTAGCTCAACTAGATATTTTAATCGATGGTCCTTATGTAGAGTCTTTAGCGATTAATTCTCCTGAGTCTCCAGTTTCATCCCGCAATCAAAAAGTAAGAATTTTTAATCCAGCTTTTGAAGATAAAATTAGTTGGGCCAGCGATCAGATAGAAATTCATATTCTCAAAGATGGAAGCCGTATTATTACAGGTTTTCGAGGTCAACTGGGCATTAGTGATGACTAG
- a CDS encoding LmeA family phospholipid-binding protein, which translates to MSQDNADLGEKALSKVAEMGIKSQLDEVEDINVDVKTDPLKAMQGQVDAVSIQGKGMVMQEDLRVEKMRLETDSIAINPLKLAIGQIELTHPTEAKAQVILTEVDINRAFNSDYLHQKLQENLKITVDGKPVTLDAQKIEFRLPEDNKIFLEAQIVWPETGENREIAFTAEPHISSDHQQVKLDHIEYTKGEDLSSEVTDALLKQTHDLLDLSNFELEGMQLYLTELKVSPGKMTLICQAQIENFNSN; encoded by the coding sequence ATGAGTCAAGATAATGCTGATTTAGGGGAAAAAGCATTAAGTAAAGTAGCAGAAATGGGCATTAAAAGTCAACTTGATGAGGTGGAAGATATTAATGTTGACGTTAAAACTGACCCCCTCAAAGCTATGCAAGGGCAAGTTGATGCTGTATCCATACAAGGAAAAGGTATGGTCATGCAAGAAGACTTAAGAGTCGAGAAAATGCGGCTTGAAACCGATTCTATTGCTATTAATCCCTTAAAACTTGCTATTGGTCAAATCGAGTTAACACATCCTACTGAAGCAAAAGCTCAAGTAATTTTAACAGAAGTAGATATTAATCGGGCTTTTAACTCTGATTATCTTCATCAGAAATTGCAAGAAAATTTAAAAATAACTGTGGATGGTAAACCGGTCACTCTAGATGCTCAAAAAATAGAATTCCGCTTACCCGAAGATAATAAAATTTTTCTCGAAGCCCAAATTGTTTGGCCAGAGACGGGAGAAAATCGAGAAATTGCTTTTACCGCAGAGCCTCATATTAGTAGTGACCATCAACAGGTAAAATTGGATCATATCGAATATACTAAAGGAGAAGATCTTTCTTCTGAAGTAACAGATGCTTTGCTTAAACAGACTCATGACCTTTTGGATTTGAGCAATTTTGAACTTGAAGGTATGCAGCTTTATTTAACAGAATTAAAAGTATCTCCAGGTAAAATGACTCTTATTTGCCAAGCCCAAATCGAAAATTTTAACTCAAATTAA
- a CDS encoding glucokinase codes for MTILLAGDIGGTKTILRLVNSQPTETPKQLPKQTTLWENSYASQEFPDLVPIVRLFLQEATDKLNTAVTIEKGCFGIAGPVINNTSELTNLSWSLSSDRLARELSIGKVSLINDFAAIGYGVVGLTKDDLSTLQDVPADENAPIAIIGAGTGLGEGYLIPLSDGSYRVCSSEGSHADFPPRSTLEFQLLSYLLETLNIDRVSVERVVSGQGIVSIYQFLRHQDPSQESSYFAPIYQTWERELGKSHKTIDLAAEISKAAHEKLDYLCQQTMKLFVEAYGAEAGNLALKLLPYGGLYVSGGITTKNLSLMKQGNFMKAFLHKGRVSSLLRKIPVHLVLNPKVGLIGAALHAAQL; via the coding sequence ATGACCATCTTACTGGCCGGAGATATCGGCGGAACCAAAACCATTCTTAGATTAGTCAACTCACAACCAACCGAGACTCCTAAGCAGTTGCCTAAACAAACAACCCTATGGGAAAACAGTTATGCTAGTCAAGAATTTCCCGATTTAGTCCCCATTGTACGTTTATTTCTTCAGGAGGCAACTGATAAGCTTAATACAGCAGTAACCATAGAAAAAGGGTGTTTTGGCATCGCTGGACCAGTGATAAATAATACCTCAGAACTGACTAACCTCAGTTGGTCACTATCGAGTGATCGCCTTGCTAGAGAACTGAGTATTGGGAAAGTTAGCTTAATTAATGACTTTGCCGCCATCGGTTATGGAGTAGTAGGACTGACAAAAGATGACCTATCGACTTTGCAGGATGTGCCGGCAGACGAAAATGCGCCTATTGCTATTATCGGGGCAGGAACAGGGTTAGGAGAAGGTTATTTAATTCCTCTGTCTGATGGAAGTTACCGGGTTTGTTCGAGTGAGGGTTCTCATGCCGATTTTCCCCCTCGCTCCACTTTAGAATTTCAACTCCTGAGTTATTTATTAGAAACTCTTAATATTGACCGGGTATCTGTAGAAAGAGTTGTGTCAGGACAAGGAATTGTCAGCATTTATCAATTTCTTAGACATCAAGACCCGTCCCAAGAATCTTCTTATTTTGCTCCGATTTATCAGACTTGGGAACGGGAACTAGGAAAGAGTCATAAAACCATCGATCTAGCCGCAGAAATTTCTAAAGCCGCCCATGAAAAACTCGATTATCTGTGTCAACAGACGATGAAGTTATTTGTAGAAGCTTATGGGGCAGAAGCGGGAAATTTAGCTTTAAAATTGCTGCCTTACGGGGGGTTATATGTATCAGGGGGCATCACGACTAAAAATTTATCTCTGATGAAGCAGGGGAATTTTATGAAGGCTTTCTTACATAAGGGAAGAGTCAGTTCATTACTCAGAAAAATTCCGGTTCATCTGGTACTCAATCCTAAAGTGGGTTTAATTGGGGCGGCATTACACGCGGCACAACTTTAG
- a CDS encoding Mo-dependent nitrogenase C-terminal domain-containing protein translates to MVSVAQPSYSNEQIATWLRGLLTIAWSDGDYNPKEQEMIADITHELTFDDEFVLFESITPEELVAGLGKDKNTAENFLRTAVLVAIADGIFSTTEADLLRQYSEALELKIEALESLEQTLCQPAEPVSDPSQPPAKHSLVSPPQPHPNVLNPLKQWLDGMEIHDPRLARFICKMVPPQCPFERDITLFGHKIVHIPPMCKLNPLYDQLVGLRFRALSYLADDCKEDITPYI, encoded by the coding sequence ATGGTTAGCGTAGCTCAACCTTCCTACTCTAACGAGCAAATTGCAACATGGTTAAGAGGTTTATTAACGATTGCCTGGTCTGATGGGGATTATAACCCTAAAGAGCAGGAAATGATCGCTGATATTACTCATGAATTGACTTTTGATGATGAGTTTGTTCTGTTTGAATCGATTACGCCAGAGGAATTAGTTGCAGGATTAGGTAAAGATAAAAATACGGCTGAAAACTTTTTGAGGACTGCTGTATTAGTAGCGATCGCTGATGGAATTTTTTCTACCACAGAAGCGGACCTTCTACGTCAATATAGCGAAGCTTTAGAGCTTAAAATTGAAGCCCTCGAGTCTCTTGAACAAACCCTTTGCCAACCGGCCGAACCTGTAAGCGATCCTTCACAACCTCCGGCTAAACATTCTTTAGTAAGTCCACCTCAACCCCATCCTAATGTCCTAAACCCGTTAAAACAGTGGTTAGATGGGATGGAAATTCATGACCCTCGCCTAGCGAGATTTATTTGTAAAATGGTTCCTCCTCAATGTCCATTTGAAAGGGACATTACCCTTTTTGGCCATAAAATAGTACATATCCCCCCCATGTGTAAACTGAATCCTCTTTATGATCAGTTAGTGGGTCTTCGTTTTCGCGCTTTGTCTTACCTGGCCGATGACTGTAAGGAGGATATCACGCCTTATATCTAA
- the obgE gene encoding GTPase ObgE — translation MQFIDQAEIEVEGGKGGDGIVAFRREKYVPAGGPSGGNGGRGGSVILVAVEHLQTLLDFKYSRHFKADDGKRGGPSNRTGANGQDRLIQVPLGTMVYDAETEEILGDLVDKEQKLCIAKGGKGGLGNQHFLSNQNRAPEYALPGLEGEHRHIRLELKLLAQVGIIGLPNAGKSTLISAVSSARPKIADYPFTTLVPNLGVVRKPTGDGTVFADIPGLIEGAHEGVGLGYDFLRHIERTRLLLHLVDLTADDPINDYQIIQQELAAYGRGLIDRPQIIGLNKLDAIDESVALRVKDDLAQLTQDPVFMISGVARIGLEQLLQAVWDKLEGNNARDE, via the coding sequence ATGCAATTTATTGATCAAGCCGAAATTGAAGTCGAAGGAGGAAAGGGAGGCGATGGAATAGTCGCCTTTCGCCGGGAGAAATATGTACCTGCCGGCGGTCCTTCGGGAGGAAATGGGGGGCGGGGAGGTTCCGTTATTTTAGTGGCGGTTGAACATCTCCAAACCCTTTTAGATTTTAAATATAGTCGTCATTTTAAAGCTGATGACGGTAAACGCGGCGGACCGAGTAACCGTACAGGCGCAAATGGCCAGGATCGGCTTATTCAAGTGCCGCTTGGTACTATGGTTTATGATGCTGAGACTGAAGAAATTTTAGGAGATTTAGTTGACAAAGAGCAAAAGTTGTGTATAGCTAAAGGCGGTAAGGGCGGCTTAGGAAATCAACATTTTTTAAGTAATCAAAATCGTGCGCCAGAATATGCGTTACCGGGTTTAGAGGGAGAACATCGCCACATCCGTCTAGAGTTAAAGTTACTGGCCCAAGTGGGCATTATTGGCTTACCTAATGCGGGAAAATCAACGCTAATTTCTGCGGTTTCTTCTGCTCGTCCGAAAATTGCTGATTATCCTTTTACAACTTTAGTCCCCAATTTAGGAGTTGTTCGCAAACCAACGGGAGATGGTACGGTTTTTGCTGATATTCCGGGGTTAATTGAGGGAGCGCATGAGGGGGTAGGATTGGGTTATGATTTCCTTCGTCATATTGAGCGTACTCGATTACTGTTACATTTGGTGGATCTGACGGCAGATGATCCCATTAATGATTATCAAATTATTCAACAAGAGTTAGCCGCTTATGGGCGAGGTTTAATTGATCGTCCCCAAATTATCGGACTTAATAAGTTAGATGCTATTGATGAATCTGTAGCACTCAGGGTTAAGGATGATTTAGCACAGCTAACACAAGACCCTGTTTTTATGATTTCTGGGGTGGCTAGAATTGGTCTGGAACAGTTGTTACAAGCTGTTTGGGATAAGTTGGAGGGCAATAATGCCAGGGATGAATAA
- a CDS encoding HNH endonuclease signature motif containing protein, protein MGSHPEMPAEKAYLLKKQKGRCAECGLHFQEGDLIETDHIIPKFKGGKNSKDNKQLLHRHCHDLKTAQDITGTHDKEPLERGA, encoded by the coding sequence ATGGGGTCACACCCAGAAATGCCAGCCGAAAAAGCCTATCTATTGAAAAAACAGAAAGGACGATGTGCTGAATGTGGATTACACTTCCAAGAAGGAGATTTAATAGAAACCGACCACATTATCCCCAAGTTTAAAGGGGGTAAAAACTCAAAAGATAATAAGCAGCTACTCCATCGACATTGCCACGACCTGAAAACTGCACAGGATATAACTGGTACTCATGACAAAGAGCCATTAGAGAGAGGAGCGTAG